A portion of the Halobacillus ihumii genome contains these proteins:
- the gcvPA gene encoding aminomethyl-transferring glycine dehydrogenase subunit GcvPA produces the protein MEFRYLPMTERDKQQMMETIGITSTDELFADIPENIRYQGELNIKKPKNEFALMKELTQLAEQNVNVKSHTSFLGAGVYDHYIPSIVDHVISRSEFYTAYTPYQPEISQGELQAIFEFQTMICELTGMDVANSSMYDGGTALAEAVNVSAGQTKKKKVLVSKAIHPESLEVIHSYVKGPGVEVVEIDHIDGVTDLKQIERELDEDTASVVMQYPNFFGQIEPLDQVRSLVDTQKKTMLIASSNPLALGYLTPPGEFGADIVVGDAQVFGIPAQYGGPHCGYFATTKKLMRKVPGRLVGQTKDEEGRRGFVLTLQAREQHIRRDKATSNICSNQALNALASSVAMSSLGKQGLRRMSWMNMQKAAYMKQQLESAGFTIPYQGAFFNELVVNVGSDITEVNKKLLQKGMIGGYDLGNDFNDLSGHMLIAITEIRTKEEIDLFVKELGDIHG, from the coding sequence ATGGAATTTCGTTATTTACCTATGACAGAACGAGATAAACAACAGATGATGGAGACAATCGGCATTACATCAACAGATGAGTTATTTGCTGACATTCCAGAAAATATTCGTTATCAAGGCGAATTAAATATCAAAAAGCCCAAAAATGAATTTGCATTAATGAAGGAACTTACCCAGCTTGCTGAACAAAATGTCAATGTGAAGTCACACACTTCCTTTTTAGGTGCTGGAGTATATGATCACTATATACCATCCATCGTGGATCATGTCATTTCAAGGTCCGAGTTCTATACAGCCTATACCCCGTATCAACCAGAAATTTCTCAAGGGGAGCTTCAGGCTATATTTGAATTTCAAACGATGATTTGTGAGCTTACTGGAATGGATGTAGCCAACTCCTCAATGTATGACGGAGGGACTGCGCTCGCTGAAGCGGTGAACGTTTCTGCCGGTCAAACGAAGAAGAAGAAAGTCCTGGTTTCAAAAGCGATCCATCCCGAATCGTTAGAAGTCATTCACTCTTATGTTAAGGGACCTGGAGTTGAGGTTGTTGAAATCGATCATATAGATGGTGTGACGGATCTTAAACAAATAGAGAGGGAGCTGGATGAAGACACGGCCAGTGTTGTAATGCAGTATCCTAACTTCTTTGGTCAAATTGAGCCACTCGATCAAGTTCGCTCTCTTGTAGATACCCAGAAGAAAACGATGCTGATTGCTTCCAGTAACCCGCTTGCTCTCGGATATCTCACCCCACCAGGTGAATTCGGAGCAGATATCGTAGTAGGTGATGCGCAAGTATTTGGTATTCCGGCTCAATACGGAGGTCCGCACTGTGGTTATTTTGCGACAACGAAGAAACTTATGCGTAAAGTACCAGGTCGTTTAGTGGGGCAGACAAAAGATGAAGAGGGCAGGCGAGGTTTTGTACTAACATTGCAGGCTCGTGAACAACACATTCGTCGAGATAAGGCAACATCGAATATCTGTTCAAACCAGGCATTAAATGCACTGGCTTCTTCTGTAGCTATGTCCTCATTAGGAAAACAAGGCTTGAGGCGCATGTCCTGGATGAATATGCAAAAAGCTGCCTATATGAAACAACAATTGGAATCTGCTGGTTTTACAATTCCCTATCAAGGTGCCTTTTTCAATGAACTTGTAGTCAATGTTGGCAGCGATATTACCGAGGTCAATAAGAAGCTTCTGCAAAAAGGAATGATTGGTGGTTACGATTTAGGAAATGACTTCAATGACCTATCGGGGCATATGCTTATTGCAATTACAGAAATCCGTACGAAAGAAGAAATTGATCTCTTCGTAAAAGAATTGGGGGATATTCATGGCTAA
- the gcvT gene encoding glycine cleavage system aminomethyltransferase GcvT produces MTELKRTPLYSEYKKSGAKTIDFGGWDLPVQFTSIKEEHEATRTKAGLFDVSHMGEVKVKGKDSLDYLQGMLTNDVSKLEPGKAQYTIMCYENGGTVDDLIVYMLDENDYLLVINAANREKDVQWLKDHQNGEVTIEDVSDEFVQLALQGPRAEEILQQLTEVDLSSIKFFRFLKDVSFEGVEDRAIVSRTGYTGEDGFEIYLPAASGPALWQAILSKGAAFEVQPIGLGARDTLRFEANLALYGQELSPEITPIEAGLSFAVRVKKDADFIGKEVLKKQKEEGTSRKLVGIEMIDKGIPRTNYEVLDGDKTIGFVTTGTQSPTLGKNVGLALLDRNYTEEGTEVTVQVRKRKLQAKVVATPFYKR; encoded by the coding sequence ATGACTGAATTGAAACGAACACCACTTTATTCTGAGTATAAGAAATCAGGAGCGAAAACGATCGATTTTGGCGGATGGGATTTACCCGTTCAGTTTACAAGCATTAAAGAAGAGCATGAAGCAACACGAACCAAAGCAGGTTTATTTGATGTGTCTCACATGGGTGAGGTAAAGGTGAAAGGAAAGGATAGCCTGGATTATTTACAGGGCATGTTAACAAATGATGTGTCAAAATTAGAACCAGGTAAAGCTCAGTACACAATTATGTGCTACGAGAACGGTGGTACTGTAGATGATTTGATTGTTTATATGCTTGACGAGAACGATTATCTGCTCGTTATCAATGCAGCAAACCGGGAAAAAGATGTTCAATGGCTTAAGGATCATCAAAATGGAGAAGTCACGATTGAGGATGTGTCTGATGAGTTCGTTCAGCTCGCTCTTCAAGGACCGCGTGCAGAGGAAATACTGCAGCAACTGACGGAGGTTGATCTCTCTTCTATTAAGTTCTTTCGCTTTTTGAAGGATGTTTCCTTTGAAGGCGTTGAGGATAGAGCTATCGTTTCACGTACGGGATATACGGGTGAGGACGGTTTTGAGATTTACCTTCCTGCTGCTTCAGGCCCAGCGTTGTGGCAAGCTATTTTGTCGAAAGGGGCAGCTTTTGAGGTACAGCCAATTGGTTTGGGAGCTCGTGATACATTACGTTTCGAGGCGAACCTGGCTTTGTATGGGCAAGAATTAAGCCCTGAAATCACCCCGATCGAAGCAGGCCTCTCCTTTGCTGTTCGAGTGAAAAAAGATGCTGATTTTATTGGCAAAGAAGTACTGAAAAAGCAGAAGGAAGAAGGAACAAGCCGAAAACTAGTCGGTATTGAAATGATCGACAAGGGCATCCCGCGGACAAATTATGAAGTATTAGATGGAGATAAGACAATTGGTTTTGTTACAACGGGCACTCAATCTCCAACACTGGGAAAGAATGTGGGGCTTGCCTTACTAGATAGAAACTATACTGAAGAAGGCACGGAAGTCACCGTTCAGGTCCGTAAACGAAAGTTACAGGCCAAGGTTGTCGCTACACCTTTTTATAAACGATAA
- a CDS encoding DEAD/DEAH box helicase, whose product MVEILHDQDYIETLSNNLTQPDSLCSWDEFKLGYNALHYRSVPEFNGVLSTKHLPHVDFLDHQIQACEKVIHEMNGRAILADEVGLGKTLEAGLILKEYMIRGMAKKVLILTPASLVNQWIQELNEKFYIQAATPRKKVAAWSDWDITVTSIDMAKRENHKDEILSISYDMIIIDEAHKLKNHQTKNYQFVKQLKKTYCLLLTATPIQNNLSDLFNLVSILKPGYLGDLATFKKKYRKTSLDHTESHQHIHSLLSKLMIRNRRKDTGLDSSKRHVTNIRLTFTDEEMEMYEKLAALKSNSPSFTWLTLAKELCSTREACFMSLQSMQNKQKSESPLLADFIERLGTLPHHIKAKRVVEIMEKSDEKFIIFTEYRASQFYLQWYLQQHGITSVPFNGKFKKSKRDWMKQLFRTKAQVMVATEAGSEGINLQFCNNMINYDLPWNPMRLEQRIGRIHRFGQEKDVHIYNFAIENTIEDQILNLLYEKIEMFKNAVGDLDHILENIPGGNFDNQIQSIMSQSESQGEMNIKLNNLVSYVEHTVNERRELS is encoded by the coding sequence ATGGTAGAAATTCTACACGATCAAGATTATATAGAAACGCTTTCCAACAACCTAACACAACCAGATTCCTTATGTTCATGGGATGAATTTAAACTTGGATATAATGCCTTACACTACCGGTCAGTTCCTGAATTTAATGGTGTTCTTTCTACGAAACATTTACCCCATGTAGACTTTCTAGACCATCAGATTCAGGCATGTGAGAAGGTCATCCATGAAATGAACGGAAGAGCTATCCTGGCTGATGAGGTTGGTTTAGGAAAAACGCTCGAAGCCGGACTGATTTTGAAAGAATATATGATCAGAGGAATGGCTAAAAAGGTCTTGATTTTGACACCAGCTTCTCTTGTCAATCAATGGATACAAGAATTGAATGAAAAGTTTTATATCCAAGCTGCAACACCGAGGAAGAAAGTGGCTGCCTGGTCAGATTGGGATATTACCGTCACCTCTATCGATATGGCAAAACGTGAAAATCATAAGGACGAAATTCTGTCTATCTCCTACGATATGATTATCATCGATGAGGCCCATAAGTTAAAAAATCATCAGACAAAGAACTACCAATTTGTTAAACAATTAAAGAAAACATACTGTTTACTGTTAACAGCTACACCCATCCAAAATAATTTAAGTGACTTATTTAATTTAGTTTCTATTCTTAAGCCAGGTTATCTTGGAGATCTAGCTACATTTAAAAAGAAATACCGCAAAACATCACTTGACCATACAGAGTCTCATCAGCACATTCACTCCCTGTTAAGCAAACTGATGATTCGAAATCGCAGAAAAGATACCGGATTAGACTCTTCAAAACGCCATGTGACTAATATTCGCCTTACATTTACGGATGAAGAAATGGAGATGTACGAAAAGTTGGCAGCCTTGAAATCTAACTCCCCTTCTTTTACGTGGCTGACATTAGCAAAAGAGCTTTGTTCTACCAGAGAAGCCTGCTTCATGTCGCTGCAGTCTATGCAAAACAAACAAAAGAGCGAATCACCTTTGTTAGCTGATTTTATAGAACGTCTGGGTACACTCCCTCACCACATTAAAGCAAAACGTGTAGTTGAAATCATGGAAAAGTCTGATGAAAAATTTATTATTTTCACAGAATACAGGGCTAGTCAGTTTTATTTACAGTGGTATTTGCAGCAGCATGGGATAACCTCTGTTCCCTTTAATGGTAAGTTCAAAAAAAGCAAACGTGACTGGATGAAACAGTTATTCAGGACAAAAGCACAAGTTATGGTTGCTACAGAAGCCGGTTCGGAAGGAATTAACCTCCAATTTTGTAATAACATGATTAATTATGATTTGCCCTGGAATCCGATGAGGCTTGAACAACGAATTGGCCGAATTCACCGATTTGGTCAGGAAAAGGATGTTCATATTTACAATTTTGCGATTGAAAATACTATTGAAGATCAAATATTAAACCTATTGTATGAAAAGATTGAAATGTTTAAAAATGCTGTAGGGGATCTAGATCATATTTTAGAAAACATTCCCGGGGGAAATTTTGACAATCAGATTCAATCCATTATGAGTCAATCCGAAAGTCAGGGAGAAATGAATATTAAATTGAACAACCTCGTGAGCTACGTTGAACATACTGTAAATGAGCGGAGGGAACTGAGTTGA
- a CDS encoding YqhG family protein has product MTTSTYFQFAKEFFSTHRCSITETSDRSMEVQLTNDMDEALMNRPFYWHYMKKMNRVGEAMKLTFTDGLMEEDNGIHLHAGTPKLHQMYQLAIDRSYSTRLYEHLSALTVNQPLHPWMVLNIKIVYRGKQTRDEILSIGLNLINGALLSGMMDKIWKIDFRSTVSDFSFPMTPVVRMESGYQRILNYVKDQLASLNDEWAIESLKQLESEKDLLHHFYTSDDVDEDYYEKELDQLQVRYKPRVSIHIANGGLFYLSQQTSQSLFRET; this is encoded by the coding sequence TTGACAACAAGTACCTATTTCCAATTTGCTAAAGAATTCTTTTCGACGCATAGATGCAGCATCACGGAAACATCGGACCGTTCCATGGAAGTACAGCTGACAAATGATATGGATGAAGCCTTAATGAACAGGCCATTTTACTGGCATTATATGAAAAAAATGAACCGAGTTGGGGAAGCGATGAAGCTCACCTTTACAGATGGACTTATGGAAGAGGATAACGGGATACACCTTCATGCTGGAACACCAAAGCTCCATCAAATGTATCAATTAGCCATTGACCGCTCCTATTCCACGAGACTTTATGAACACTTGTCTGCACTAACAGTTAACCAACCACTTCATCCTTGGATGGTGTTGAATATTAAAATTGTATATCGCGGAAAACAAACACGTGATGAAATACTATCGATTGGATTAAACCTGATAAATGGGGCCTTACTATCGGGTATGATGGATAAGATTTGGAAGATTGATTTCCGATCAACCGTATCTGATTTTAGTTTTCCAATGACCCCGGTTGTAAGAATGGAAAGTGGATATCAACGGATCCTAAACTACGTAAAGGATCAACTTGCTTCATTGAATGACGAGTGGGCAATCGAATCCCTCAAACAACTGGAAAGTGAAAAAGACTTACTTCATCACTTTTATACGTCAGATGACGTGGACGAGGATTATTACGAGAAGGAACTCGACCAACTGCAAGTTAGATACAAACCAAGAGTCTCTATACACATTGCCAATGGGGGATTATTCTACTTGTCACAGCAAACAAGTCAAAGTTTGTTTCGTGAAACATAA
- a CDS encoding YqzE family protein, whose product MKKNEYVQFLTEEMMKYMHRTKQEKHDRKIQRTSKGSSSYWFGIIPFAFKMMKRRWQRHS is encoded by the coding sequence ATGAAGAAGAATGAGTATGTTCAGTTTCTTACCGAAGAGATGATGAAGTATATGCATCGAACAAAACAGGAAAAACACGATCGAAAAATTCAAAGAACCTCTAAAGGCAGCTCATCTTATTGGTTTGGTATCATTCCTTTTGCATTTAAAATGATGAAGAGAAGATGGCAAAGACATAGTTAA
- the comGA gene encoding competence type IV pilus ATPase ComGA, with the protein MSHIAKYAQDLLVSAIQQTASDIHFSPYIEKTDIHFRIHGQRIFHSSLPLPSYQKLLAYFKFISGMDIGEVTKPQNGIIEHRLNQHLFNMRLSTLPIIGCESLAIRILSPDSQLQLERLFLFPSQLKQIERWLTFSSGMILFTGATGSGKTTTLYALLQSLLNQHSFQAITLEDPIEKNLNNIIQVQVNERAGITYDAGLKAALRHDPDLLMVGEIRDKETAHFAFRAALSGHLVISTIHAKDAFGTLRRLEEMKIKSSDLEQTLIAIAAQQLLPLKTNDSLPRRAAIVELLDGYTLQQAIKGSPPNKQPHFQTFHSLRRKAYALGYI; encoded by the coding sequence GTGAGTCACATTGCCAAGTATGCTCAAGATCTACTGGTTTCTGCAATTCAGCAAACTGCGTCGGACATTCACTTTTCCCCATATATTGAAAAAACGGATATTCATTTCCGCATTCATGGCCAACGCATTTTTCATTCCTCGCTGCCACTACCCTCTTATCAGAAGTTACTAGCCTATTTTAAATTTATTTCTGGAATGGATATTGGCGAAGTCACAAAGCCTCAAAACGGCATCATCGAACACAGGCTAAATCAACACCTCTTTAACATGCGTTTATCTACTCTTCCAATTATTGGCTGCGAAAGTCTCGCTATTCGAATTCTCTCCCCCGACAGCCAGCTACAGCTTGAACGACTATTTCTTTTTCCAAGTCAGCTCAAACAAATTGAAAGGTGGCTTACCTTCTCGAGTGGGATGATACTTTTCACCGGGGCGACCGGAAGTGGCAAAACTACTACTTTGTATGCTTTGCTTCAATCGTTATTAAACCAACACTCCTTCCAAGCCATTACACTAGAGGACCCTATTGAGAAGAATCTAAACAATATTATCCAAGTACAAGTTAATGAACGAGCAGGGATTACCTATGATGCTGGTCTTAAAGCAGCACTAAGGCACGACCCAGATTTACTAATGGTTGGGGAAATTCGCGATAAGGAAACAGCTCACTTTGCATTTCGGGCTGCATTAAGCGGTCATTTGGTAATCAGTACAATTCATGCAAAAGATGCTTTTGGCACATTAAGACGTTTAGAGGAAATGAAGATTAAATCATCTGATTTAGAGCAAACTTTAATCGCTATCGCTGCCCAACAGTTACTTCCCCTTAAAACGAACGATTCACTGCCTAGAAGAGCAGCGATCGTTGAACTCCTTGATGGATACACTCTCCAACAAGCCATCAAAGGTTCTCCTCCAAATAAGCAGCCCCATTTCCAAACATTTCATTCTTTAAGGAGAAAAGCTTATGCCCTCGGCTACATTTAA
- the comGB gene encoding competence type IV pilus assembly protein ComGB yields the protein MPSATFKLFSRAPDQPKKLPIRKQILFLRRICHLLERGFPLLEALKMTSWDPSLAPITHTITEQLKTGQPMDTAFQQASFSRNVVSFLFFARINQDLPSMFRQCADLLNIQEEYTRKLKQVLRYPLFLLIFVIIAFGVIKRTIIPSFQSLFENEASKPFSLIVLNVLDVGITGFCYMSAAIILALFLFKLYLPKLTMNQRLTIYEKTPFLKEYQIFTVTFLFATHLSSLLKAGLSLKHALEIIAGQTKYIILSHYAKMILIRLNEGILLGQAVHPCSLIKGDVTTIFHHTNDLDTLSKELQVYSELLMDQLKERLTQTMQLIQPVFFMIIACVVVLIYASIMLPMYQWMEQI from the coding sequence ATGCCCTCGGCTACATTTAAACTTTTTTCTCGCGCTCCAGATCAACCTAAAAAACTTCCCATTCGCAAACAAATCTTATTCTTACGAAGGATCTGTCATTTATTAGAGAGAGGGTTTCCCTTACTGGAGGCTCTTAAAATGACAAGTTGGGATCCGTCTCTTGCTCCTATCACTCATACGATAACTGAACAACTCAAGACTGGACAGCCAATGGATACAGCTTTCCAACAAGCCAGTTTTTCTCGTAATGTAGTGTCCTTTTTATTTTTTGCCCGTATTAATCAAGATCTGCCCTCGATGTTTAGGCAATGCGCTGACCTGTTAAACATCCAAGAAGAGTACACAAGAAAACTAAAGCAAGTTTTGAGGTATCCCCTGTTTTTACTTATCTTTGTAATTATTGCCTTTGGTGTGATTAAGCGTACAATCATACCAAGTTTTCAATCTCTGTTTGAAAATGAGGCTTCCAAACCTTTTAGCCTGATCGTATTAAACGTCTTGGATGTGGGCATAACAGGTTTTTGTTATATGTCCGCTGCGATTATTTTAGCTTTGTTTCTATTTAAACTGTACTTACCGAAGCTGACTATGAACCAAAGGCTGACGATCTACGAAAAAACTCCCTTCCTCAAGGAATATCAGATCTTTACCGTTACCTTTCTTTTCGCCACTCATCTAAGTTCTCTGCTTAAAGCTGGATTATCACTTAAACACGCCCTGGAAATCATAGCTGGACAAACTAAATATATCATTCTGTCACATTATGCAAAGATGATTTTAATCAGACTTAATGAAGGCATACTACTCGGTCAGGCTGTTCATCCCTGCTCATTAATTAAAGGAGACGTCACAACTATTTTTCATCACACAAATGATCTCGATACACTAAGTAAAGAATTACAGGTGTATTCCGAGTTACTCATGGATCAGTTAAAGGAGCGCTTAACTCAAACCATGCAGCTTATACAGCCCGTGTTCTTTATGATCATCGCCTGTGTAGTCGTTCTGATCTACGCCTCCATCATGCTGCCCATGTACCAATGGATGGAACAAATATAG
- the comGC gene encoding competence type IV pilus major pilin ComGC yields MNNQKGFTLIEMLIVLLIISVLLVIAIPNLAKNNETIRSKGCEALVLTAEAQVEAYKIDQGKAPASLQVLVDENYLKQITCPNGKELGYTSGVVSNPN; encoded by the coding sequence TTGAATAACCAGAAAGGATTTACTCTAATTGAAATGCTCATCGTACTTTTAATCATATCGGTATTGCTCGTGATCGCGATACCAAATCTCGCTAAAAATAACGAAACAATCCGTTCGAAAGGGTGTGAAGCACTCGTGTTGACAGCCGAAGCTCAAGTAGAAGCCTATAAAATTGATCAAGGGAAAGCGCCCGCGTCCTTACAAGTACTGGTCGATGAAAACTATTTAAAGCAGATAACATGTCCGAACGGCAAAGAGCTAGGCTATACATCCGGTGTAGTTTCGAACCCTAATTGA
- a CDS encoding type II secretion system protein → MKHCQSGFTMAEVMIVLVAFSAILAVVVPLQHRVVTTIKVAHYLELLENDLLLAQQLTMQDHPHYWVMIRPEQREYYLYDYANRKIVFHRNLPKEWSIRLSTLEIPIQFNTSGTIQNPGTMTLSTPKADYKLTFPFGKSRVMIHEQ, encoded by the coding sequence ATGAAACACTGTCAATCTGGATTCACAATGGCTGAAGTAATGATCGTTCTCGTTGCATTTTCTGCAATTTTGGCAGTCGTAGTCCCTTTACAACATCGCGTTGTTACAACAATTAAAGTTGCCCATTATTTGGAACTGCTAGAGAATGATTTGCTTTTAGCTCAACAACTCACTATGCAAGATCACCCCCATTACTGGGTTATGATCCGTCCTGAACAACGTGAATATTACCTTTATGACTATGCTAATCGAAAAATTGTGTTTCATCGTAATTTGCCAAAAGAATGGTCAATCCGTTTATCAACCCTTGAAATTCCTATTCAATTTAATACCTCTGGCACCATTCAAAACCCTGGAACAATGACCTTAAGTACTCCCAAAGCTGACTATAAGTTGACCTTTCCTTTTGGTAAAAGCCGGGTAATGATTCATGAACAGTAA
- a CDS encoding type II secretion system protein — protein MNSKGFTIVEVICAFGLLLIIATTILPFLGELRLSQKELAEERAIINQLQNELLNYKFNPQEEYPITKKYDLMTVTYKKQPPLLEACASWDTRRHHKELCLYASVQ, from the coding sequence ATGAACAGTAAAGGTTTTACAATCGTTGAAGTCATCTGCGCCTTCGGGTTGTTGTTAATAATAGCTACAACTATCCTTCCCTTTTTAGGCGAATTAAGACTTTCACAAAAAGAACTTGCAGAGGAAAGAGCTATCATTAACCAACTGCAAAATGAACTCTTGAACTACAAATTTAACCCACAAGAAGAGTACCCCATTACTAAGAAATATGACTTGATGACGGTAACATATAAAAAACAGCCACCCCTTCTGGAAGCATGCGCGTCATGGGATACCCGCCGTCATCATAAGGAGCTATGCCTGTATGCTAGCGTGCAATGA
- the comGF gene encoding competence type IV pilus minor pilin ComGF, whose protein sequence is MLACNDRGFTLIESLFCLTLLSILLTLSLPLLKLVDSPLYSDDLSVHQFFTFLEEEINLSSQVLSSNSKLSITDPDGRLVTISKYNDGIRRQVDQTGHELLITNIGNLAFTQENDLLIVSLVLKDGTSYEKVLYLPSQ, encoded by the coding sequence ATGCTAGCGTGCAATGACAGAGGATTTACATTGATTGAATCATTATTTTGTTTAACCTTACTTTCCATACTGTTAACGTTAAGCCTTCCGTTACTTAAACTTGTTGATAGTCCTCTCTATTCTGACGACCTTTCCGTACATCAATTTTTCACGTTTCTTGAGGAAGAAATAAACCTCTCCTCACAGGTGCTTTCATCAAATAGCAAATTATCCATCACCGATCCTGATGGACGTCTCGTAACGATCTCAAAGTATAATGATGGAATTAGGAGGCAAGTTGACCAAACTGGACATGAACTGCTGATTACAAATATCGGAAACCTTGCATTCACTCAGGAAAATGATCTTCTTATCGTATCTTTAGTTCTTAAGGATGGAACGTCATATGAAAAAGTATTATATTTGCCTTCTCAGTAA
- a CDS encoding DUF2626 domain-containing protein, protein MDRMFRVMAFWTGIFTVMFYAGDMMEAALLSLVQTAFFLTIGYLKLSERMYIYIFFSYLTVFMIGFTYYSSFILVPSFGGH, encoded by the coding sequence ATGGATCGCATGTTTCGAGTGATGGCGTTTTGGACTGGTATATTTACTGTCATGTTTTATGCTGGCGACATGATGGAAGCTGCATTATTATCTCTCGTTCAAACTGCCTTTTTCCTTACAATTGGCTACCTTAAACTGTCAGAGCGTATGTATATTTACATATTTTTCTCGTATTTGACAGTATTTATGATTGGATTTACTTATTATTCATCATTTATTCTCGTACCGTCTTTCGGTGGTCACTAA
- a CDS encoding MBL fold metallo-hydrolase, whose protein sequence is MLKITRLPLGPMATNAYIVYENKQALVFDPGGDFDKLQNFISERELNVKAILLTHAHFDHIGAVEEARGAYNAPVYLHDAEADWLPDPALNGSAIFQIGDIKASRADHSLEPGMKEIGPFTFEVRHTPGHSPGSVSFVFRKQRFTIGGDTLFQQGIGRTDLPGGNRHELTRSIQDQLFSLRNDMKIYPGHGLPTTVGDEKKSNPFFT, encoded by the coding sequence ATGTTGAAAATTACACGGTTGCCACTAGGTCCAATGGCCACAAACGCTTACATTGTTTATGAAAATAAACAAGCATTAGTATTCGATCCAGGTGGAGACTTTGACAAATTGCAGAATTTCATTTCTGAACGGGAATTGAATGTAAAGGCGATCTTGTTAACTCATGCCCACTTTGACCATATAGGAGCCGTAGAGGAGGCCAGAGGCGCTTATAATGCCCCTGTATACTTACATGATGCAGAAGCAGATTGGCTTCCAGATCCAGCGCTAAACGGATCTGCCATATTTCAAATAGGAGATATTAAAGCAAGCCGTGCAGATCATTCCTTAGAACCAGGCATGAAAGAAATTGGTCCTTTTACATTTGAAGTACGTCATACCCCTGGACATTCTCCCGGCAGCGTATCATTTGTATTTCGGAAGCAGCGCTTTACGATAGGAGGCGACACGCTGTTTCAACAGGGGATAGGAAGGACAGATCTACCGGGGGGCAATCGCCATGAGTTAACCAGAAGTATACAAGATCAGTTGTTTAGTTTAAGAAATGATATGAAGATATACCCTGGTCATGGCTTGCCTACAACGGTTGGCGATGAGAAAAAGAGTAATCCATTCTTTACTTAA
- a CDS encoding DUF2759 domain-containing protein: protein MVTAIILFLVTILCVCAVFREIKTKNFFAVLFAAASALVFGWFSVMTIYANLFG, encoded by the coding sequence GTGGTAACAGCTATTATTCTTTTTCTTGTAACAATCCTTTGTGTATGCGCGGTCTTCCGTGAAATTAAAACAAAGAATTTCTTCGCAGTATTATTTGCGGCAGCATCAGCCCTAGTCTTCGGCTGGTTCTCTGTTATGACAATTTACGCAAACTTATTTGGATAA